The following are encoded in a window of Castanea sativa cultivar Marrone di Chiusa Pesio chromosome 5, ASM4071231v1 genomic DNA:
- the LOC142635024 gene encoding uncharacterized protein LOC142635024, which produces MGETPFRLTYGTEAVIPVEVGMTSTRREAFCEENNDDQLRINLDCLDEVRDKASNMTMKYQRKMTEYYNKRVRPRRLEIGDLVLRKVTTATRDPAHGKLGPTWEGPYKVVHYSRQGSYHLETLDEQKLPRPWNIENLKKYHQQT; this is translated from the coding sequence ATGGGAGAGAcgcctttcaggctcacttatggcactgaaGCAGTAATCCCAGTCGAGGTGGGTATGACCAGCACCCGGCGAGAAGCCTTCTGCGAGGAGAACAACGACGACCAGCTTCGAATCAATCTGGATTGCTTAGACGAGGTAAGGGATAAGGCCTCGAACATGACGATGAAGTACCAGCGTAAGATGACTGAATACTACAACAAAAGGGTCAGGCCCAGAAGACTAGAAATTGGCGATCTCGTCTTACGTAAGGTGACGACTGCAACTAGAGACCCCGCCCACGGGAAACTTGGccccacatgggaaggaccttacaaggTCGTGCACTACTCCCGACAAGGAAGCTATCACTTGGAGACCCTGGACGAACAAAAACTCCCGCGACCTTGGAACATAGAAAACctgaagaagtaccaccaacagACATAG